In a genomic window of Pseudoalteromonas xiamenensis:
- a CDS encoding AMP-binding protein has product MFIQRLLQFAVQSPTATALICGDRHYSYEQLATRAVQIHRAISALNLAESQAVLIDLPKSFDAVAAIYASWMSGLYYVPLDYSQPDERKTKIRIAAKPSLVIDDVWLTSNCAQELSLDEQFDLSAMTESELACVLYTSGSTGTPKGVQITHAMLSFFVDWAVKDTQLSASDVLSNHASFAFDLSTFDLFAAVSVGASVWVIQEHEQKDPSLLIEGIARHQVSVWYSVPSMLVMLEKSGQFNVDSSKTLREVIFAGEPYPVGLLQRLIPCLTETCRLSNWYGPTETNVCTAYEVPKAKLETFAHLPIGMPLTGLKGYIEDEYGERYPVSTELRVQGELLIEGPCVTPGYRNITLPRVSKLHKEHVHPTGDLVEQTEEGLIYRGRIDQMVKINGYRVELGEIEAVLHRHADILHAAVYVELGEMQQKLVAVIEQAPDTAKLSLLSLKRFLSEHLPPYMLIHKVIVTSQIPLNANGKVERKRLSEVEPA; this is encoded by the coding sequence ATGTTTATACAGCGCCTCCTTCAATTTGCAGTGCAGTCGCCAACGGCGACTGCACTCATTTGTGGCGATAGACACTATTCTTATGAACAACTCGCAACACGGGCTGTTCAAATTCACCGCGCTATCTCAGCGCTAAACCTTGCAGAGTCTCAAGCCGTTTTAATTGATTTACCAAAATCGTTTGATGCGGTTGCGGCAATTTATGCCTCTTGGATGTCGGGTCTTTACTACGTACCGCTTGACTACAGCCAGCCTGATGAGCGTAAAACGAAAATTCGCATCGCAGCAAAACCGAGTTTGGTCATTGACGATGTATGGCTGACGTCAAATTGTGCTCAAGAACTCAGCTTAGATGAGCAATTTGATCTCAGCGCGATGACCGAGTCTGAATTGGCTTGTGTGCTGTATACGTCAGGATCTACCGGCACCCCAAAAGGCGTGCAAATAACCCATGCGATGCTGTCCTTTTTTGTCGATTGGGCAGTGAAAGACACGCAATTAAGCGCCAGCGACGTGTTGTCGAACCATGCAAGCTTCGCGTTTGATTTAAGTACCTTCGACTTATTTGCCGCGGTGTCTGTCGGGGCAAGTGTCTGGGTAATTCAAGAGCACGAACAAAAAGATCCCAGTCTTCTCATTGAAGGTATCGCACGCCATCAAGTCTCCGTTTGGTATAGCGTACCCTCAATGTTGGTCATGCTGGAAAAATCAGGGCAATTTAATGTCGATTCATCGAAGACCTTACGTGAAGTCATTTTTGCAGGAGAACCCTATCCAGTGGGGCTTTTGCAACGTTTGATCCCTTGTCTTACTGAAACCTGTCGTTTGAGCAATTGGTATGGACCGACAGAAACGAACGTGTGCACGGCGTACGAAGTACCTAAAGCAAAGCTAGAGACTTTCGCCCATTTGCCTATTGGGATGCCTCTAACAGGGCTTAAAGGCTATATCGAAGATGAATATGGCGAGCGCTACCCGGTGTCCACTGAACTGCGTGTTCAAGGTGAGCTATTGATTGAAGGACCTTGTGTTACGCCAGGGTACCGCAATATCACCTTGCCGCGTGTCTCTAAACTGCACAAAGAGCATGTTCACCCTACTGGGGATTTAGTTGAGCAGACGGAAGAGGGTTTGATTTATCGTGGTCGAATAGACCAAATGGTTAAAATTAACGGCTATCGCGTTGAACTCGGCGAAATCGAAGCCGTACTTCACCGTCACGCGGATATTTTACATGCAGCGGTTTACGTTGAACTGGGCGAAATGCAGCAGAAATTGGTCGCGGTGATAGAACAAGCGCCCGACACGGCTAAATTATCCTTGCTGAGCTTAAAGCGCTTTTTATCCGAACATTTACCGCCGTACATGCTTATTCACAAAGTCATTGTGACGTCACAAATCCCTTTGAATGCCAATGGTAAAGTCGAACGAAAGCGTCTTTCGGAGGTTGAGCCTGCATGA
- a CDS encoding aminotransferase class I/II-fold pyridoxal phosphate-dependent enzyme: MSEQAQSHHAITNVTIKTFATLTEYAPEQLDTTSHLENDFGIDSIALAEVMAALTKEFALETPLTTQGVETISDVIGKLSALGVRIAAQNAKETSSVDVDWLKSQVYEVVSEFSGYATSDLNDHAEIESDLGIDSITIVSAQGELLKRLNLPESTTLATAKTLAELHATLDALVKSHHGDAWQFEGSAHANTEAAIEESNEEKVHTIEVGDGDTRTMRDFVGLQHPDLFHKAREFKTFYERKKEQQLFWYGMPLETPCKNRAVIFDETTGQSREFLMFGSNSYLGLSNHPEVIAAIQDAAGSFGATNTGCRIIAGSNVLHLELERKLAKLKGREGCIVYPSGYSANLGCISALTGKNDIVFTDAINHMSIQDGIKLSGAQRKIYNHSLTSLEKSLAKYADHPGGKLIVTDGVFSMHGDVVDLPRLMKLAERYGARVLVDDAHSTGVLGKTGSGTTEHFNMKGQVDIELGTMSKALSGLGGFVCADGDVVDFLRFYSNSYVFAATIPAHVAAGVIASIDIMLREPERLTQLWDNIYYFRTMLLQAGFDLENSDSAIVPIVVGDDAKTLAFGRAVRARGMYCQTVVFPGVSVGDARLRISITSEHTKQDLDEAYAILVEAALEVGVPISFGSANSHQLKA; the protein is encoded by the coding sequence ATGAGTGAACAAGCACAATCGCACCACGCTATTACAAACGTGACTATCAAGACTTTTGCAACCTTAACGGAATACGCGCCAGAGCAATTGGATACAACCAGTCACTTAGAAAATGATTTTGGTATCGATTCAATAGCGCTGGCTGAAGTAATGGCGGCACTAACGAAGGAATTTGCATTAGAAACGCCTCTGACAACGCAAGGTGTCGAAACAATTTCGGATGTCATAGGCAAGCTAAGTGCTTTAGGTGTCAGGATCGCTGCACAAAATGCAAAAGAAACGTCGTCTGTTGACGTTGATTGGCTTAAGTCACAAGTTTACGAGGTTGTGTCTGAATTTAGCGGATATGCCACGTCGGATTTGAATGATCATGCTGAAATTGAGAGTGATCTTGGCATTGATTCAATTACCATCGTATCTGCTCAAGGCGAGTTATTGAAGCGTTTGAATTTGCCGGAATCAACGACACTTGCTACGGCAAAAACCTTGGCTGAGCTTCACGCTACACTCGATGCGTTGGTGAAATCACACCATGGCGACGCTTGGCAATTTGAAGGTAGCGCTCACGCGAATACGGAAGCCGCAATCGAGGAATCAAACGAAGAAAAAGTGCACACTATTGAAGTGGGCGATGGTGACACGCGCACGATGCGTGATTTTGTTGGTCTCCAACACCCTGATTTGTTCCATAAGGCGCGTGAATTCAAAACATTCTATGAGCGTAAGAAAGAACAACAATTGTTCTGGTACGGCATGCCGCTTGAAACCCCTTGTAAGAATCGAGCGGTGATCTTTGACGAAACAACAGGTCAAAGCCGTGAGTTTTTGATGTTCGGCTCCAACAGCTATTTAGGTCTATCAAACCACCCTGAAGTCATTGCGGCTATCCAAGATGCGGCGGGAAGTTTTGGTGCGACCAATACAGGCTGTCGTATTATTGCTGGCAGTAACGTTTTGCACCTAGAGCTTGAGCGCAAACTGGCGAAACTTAAAGGTCGCGAAGGTTGTATCGTTTACCCATCAGGCTATTCCGCAAACCTTGGGTGTATTTCAGCGCTAACAGGGAAAAACGACATCGTGTTTACGGACGCGATCAACCACATGAGTATTCAAGACGGCATAAAACTCTCAGGTGCTCAGCGTAAAATCTATAACCATTCACTGACCAGTTTAGAAAAATCACTCGCGAAATACGCAGATCATCCTGGCGGTAAACTCATCGTCACAGATGGTGTGTTTAGTATGCACGGTGATGTGGTCGATCTTCCTCGTCTAATGAAGCTTGCAGAGCGTTATGGTGCGCGGGTTTTGGTTGATGATGCACACTCAACAGGGGTATTGGGAAAAACCGGTTCGGGTACGACTGAGCACTTCAATATGAAAGGTCAGGTCGACATCGAGTTGGGCACAATGAGTAAGGCGTTGTCTGGGCTTGGCGGGTTTGTATGTGCTGATGGGGATGTCGTCGACTTCTTACGTTTCTATTCAAATTCGTACGTGTTTGCTGCGACAATCCCTGCGCACGTGGCGGCCGGTGTAATTGCATCGATCGACATAATGCTTAGAGAACCTGAGCGCTTAACGCAGCTTTGGGACAACATCTATTATTTCCGTACGATGTTGCTGCAAGCTGGTTTTGACCTTGAAAACTCTGACTCGGCGATTGTTCCAATCGTGGTTGGTGATGACGCGAAGACGTTGGCCTTTGGCCGCGCGGTTCGTGCGCGTGGTATGTATTGTCAAACGGTAGTTTTCCCGGGCGTCAGTGTTGGTGATGCACGCTTACGTATCAGTATTACCAGCGAACACACGAAACAAGACTTAGATGAAGCCTACGCGATTCTAGTCGAAGCGGCACTTGAGGTTGGCGTACCAATCAGCTTTGGAAGTGCAAACAGTCATCAGTTAAAAGCTTAA
- a CDS encoding acyl carrier protein — protein MLKEKLTDFIATQFLDGERDGLELDTPLFELNIVDSAAIFDLVDFLKAQTNLNIGMQDIHPGNFATIAAMVALCDTLQHNQTQGATA, from the coding sequence ATGTTGAAAGAAAAATTAACGGACTTTATCGCCACGCAGTTTCTTGATGGTGAACGTGATGGGCTTGAATTAGATACACCGTTGTTTGAGCTAAACATTGTTGATTCAGCGGCTATTTTCGATCTTGTCGACTTTCTTAAAGCCCAGACCAATTTAAACATTGGTATGCAGGATATTCATCCGGGGAATTTCGCCACGATTGCGGCAATGGTCGCGCTGTGTGACACCCTACAACACAACCAGACACAAGGAGCGACGGCATGA
- a CDS encoding methyltransferase, translating to MTLNKQDVVNHMMGFFQAKAVTSALSLKVFDHFKKGGLNAQQVAAKIASPVRSTEQLLIALHAMGYLQKEGDTYVLPEEHHAFLLSDQPLWLGWLGRHIDTFLYPLWEQLPEAVKTDSNQREAVFGDNRSWFDILYQNPDDVADFQEFLGKFAQPFIEGFVSQYDFSQHRAFLDIGSGIGSLPIAVANAFPDVKLAICELPQASAFLRDKLGSQGYGERIDVVEGDVIKGYLPIGDFDLIHLGWMLHDYAPDTQVTILRNIYNAMPAGGRFIASETPLNDDKSGPEFTALLSLNMLVSTDGGIESSTSEYLERFKQAGFSNARILEIPGPRMLIVGEKTA from the coding sequence ATGACACTCAACAAACAAGACGTAGTAAACCACATGATGGGCTTTTTTCAGGCAAAAGCCGTCACTTCTGCGCTTTCTTTAAAAGTATTCGACCACTTTAAAAAAGGTGGTCTAAACGCGCAGCAAGTTGCAGCGAAAATTGCAAGCCCAGTACGTTCCACCGAACAATTGCTTATCGCACTGCATGCGATGGGGTATTTGCAAAAAGAAGGTGATACGTACGTATTGCCAGAAGAACATCATGCGTTTTTGTTAAGCGATCAGCCTTTGTGGTTGGGCTGGTTAGGACGCCACATTGATACGTTCCTTTACCCGCTTTGGGAGCAATTACCAGAAGCAGTAAAAACCGACTCTAATCAGCGAGAAGCGGTCTTTGGTGACAATCGTAGCTGGTTTGACATCCTGTATCAAAACCCAGACGACGTTGCTGACTTCCAAGAGTTTCTTGGTAAATTCGCTCAGCCGTTTATTGAAGGCTTTGTCAGCCAATACGATTTTTCTCAACATCGCGCATTTCTCGATATTGGCAGTGGTATCGGGTCGCTACCAATCGCCGTTGCGAATGCGTTCCCGGACGTGAAACTCGCGATTTGTGAATTGCCACAGGCGTCGGCGTTCCTCCGCGATAAATTGGGTTCACAAGGCTATGGCGAGCGTATTGATGTGGTCGAAGGTGATGTGATCAAAGGCTATTTACCGATCGGTGATTTTGATCTCATCCATTTGGGTTGGATGCTGCACGATTATGCACCGGATACGCAAGTGACCATTTTACGCAATATCTACAATGCGATGCCTGCAGGCGGTCGTTTCATCGCGTCAGAAACCCCGTTGAATGATGATAAATCCGGTCCTGAATTCACGGCTCTGCTTTCATTGAACATGTTGGTGTCGACGGATGGCGGTATTGAAAGTAGCACGTCCGAATATCTAGAGCGATTCAAGCAAGCTGGATTTAGCAATGCACGTATTTTAGAAATTCCTGGCCCTCGAATGCTTATTGTGGGCGAAAAAACAGCGTAA